In Ischnura elegans chromosome 3, ioIscEleg1.1, whole genome shotgun sequence, the sequence agcaattttaatattatcattttgcatgcttagcaaactttttactgtagataatgaagatatttcaTTAGATGACAGTaaaagtcttccgaggcaggatcgttcaacaaccttccaccgttatcgtctgcagaaacaaatgcaatacattATTTCAATCAACTGCCGCTTAATGATCAGGAACAAGAAACATACACCAAATGGAAGTGTGGCACAATATCCGCCACAACACACAGTAGAGAAAATCGGGAATGTTCCAAGAACTTCCAGCTCGGCGCTCGCATTTGCCATTATTATATAAACAAGCGATCTTGGCCAACAATGATTCAGCCAGTTGAGTCTGTACTTCAAAGTGAGAATAAACGCTTCACAGTATCAAAGAcacaagtgtgttatttagccTACAAAAGTATTATTTAGCGTAATAAATTGCTAcagaagcatttgaggcattaaataaccgcgatacagttttatcagttttttttatttttctgtggaagataccaaaataatagaatgatcacgtaaatgcactaaGTACATCGATAAATGGCTTCGTTGGTTGTGCATTGGCACAATGATTGACAAAGCTATGCTTTGCAAGATTTTAATGCAGTACtgcacttataaattgtttgaattgtGAGTAGTTGTTTAAGTAAGGATATTTAGTGATGCATAGTAgcatcacctttcgtctggatttaatcttacgtttatcggatataaatttatccgttgccgcaccactcctgttcctgtataactgttcaaaatatgtaggtatattggctattatctGCTCCACCTCCAGTAAAGTGACAATTTGccatagcgagtgtttatttgagcaccgtggggtgtcTTTTATCGAGGTTGCGCTGTAGTTATCgtgaaaatacttttatttttaaatttatttttaagtcttGCAGTTTGCATTGTAATTCAGTTTCTTGATTtcttgaaaggaaaattttttgaaagttccATATTTATTGGGACTTGTGCTTCATTATCActcatgtaaaataataatttttttgttgttaatgAGGACTCTGAAAACCCATTAAAAAAGTCCTGAAATTGCATACATGTGGGTAAACTTTAGTGTATGTGCTGCTCATGTATGCGTATTGCCCTGTAGAGGAGGAGCTGAAAAGGTTGCAGCAAGCGTTGAGTGCAGAGAACACCTATGGCCAGGTAGCTTATCAGTATGACGAAAGTGGTCAGCCTGTTGGAGAGCACAAAGCGGAGGGAAGCGCAGGCCCTGGAGGGGCTGTGACTGAGGAGGATGAGCCTTTTGTGCCACCACAGGAGTTAGACATACCTCTTAACATGGTTTTGGTGAGTTTTCAGTCACTTTGTTGCTTCTTTATGTCTGTAATTCTTCATCAAACTCCATATGATATGAATGAATTGATGTAAATGCTGACAATTCTACTGTATTTGTAAATCTCTTGAATTCATTTTTTGGTTTACTCAATTTTCTCAATCAGCATGCTAGCAGTATGTAATGGCATTGATTCTATTTCTTAAACATTGGAATTTGTATGGATTGCAGAGCTGGAAGCCGTTCAAGATTTTTTGGAAGGTGTATACATGGCTACTTTGCCATTCTGAGGGTGTTGTTTGTGGATAAGCTGTCTTGGCAAGTTTCTTTTGTGAATCCAAAAAAATCTTGCAGATCATTAAACAGTTGGTACTGTTAGCCTTATTACATTAATTCTTGACCAATATTTACATATCTGTgagtcaaaatatttcattaaagatttatagttaatgttaggaattttcctttattttatgctCATTACAGTGATTAAAGTAGCTATTCAACAATGAGTGTGgtgtaaaaagtaattatttttaaaaactgaagCTTAATTTTATCTCTCACACTAGCTGAGAATTTTATCTTCTGAGTAAGGAATGGAAAAAGCTAAACATTAagttatttttccttgaaatatgtattttcataaaatttctcagtgattttatttttgtataacaaTGGAATGAATCTTTCAACAGGATCATCATTTCTACTGCTCTTATTACCATTTTTCACTTTCAAGCGTGATAATCATTTGCTCTTCGTGCTCACTCCAACTTTATAACTGCAGCTGTGACTCTAAGGTCCATTGCTTTTCTAATGTCATGTACTTTTATTAGCAATTTCATCCTACGTGAAGAAGGCAATAATTAACAGCATTTCAATTATACAAGTGAATTTTTCAGGAATCGTTGCTGCATaaatttgtaacttttattttttgtagtaatTGAAGAAACTGTTATTAAATTCTGATTGAGTGatgatttactgaaaaaataattttgatcgaTGTCATtcccattttattgatttcaaagtgaagtttttttatctttaaatggaaataatttgttGGAGATAGATTTTATGAGAGCAAGAACTTTCCCTTCTGAAAGGCAGTATGTTTGATTTCTATATTTAACTGTACCATTAGAGTTAGAATTTTTGGTGGGTGTTTTGATGGATTCACTTTGGCTAATATGTTGGGTTTAATGTGTTCCAGCCTGAAACTGtgaaatcgaatgccattatTGAGAAGACTGCCATGTTCATTAATGAGCAAGGggcacaaatggaaatattgttgaAGATGAAGCAAGCCAAAAATCCACAGTTTCAGTTCCTTTCATTTGATGATCCCCTGCATTCTTATTACCGGCATCTTTTAATGGCTATTAAGACTGGTCGATATCGTCCTAAACCACccaaagaagaggaggaagatgaaggtattttattcatttcacatTACCATATGATTTGGCTTTAGCATAACCTTTattgttttaatgtaattaaatttctgaaaaattggtGAGTGCAGTCATTAATATTACATTTCTCCAAATATTATTTCCCCATAATGTTTAAggtttgctgttaatgaaaaattcTTTTATGCAAATCCAGTTTTAAAGTCGTTAATGCTCTGCATGTTTTGTGCTCGTACTATGGTGTGCATTCCAAAATCCCCGGCGACCCTCCAACCACTATGTGACTAGAAAATCTGGCTACAAATGACCTTTCCCAACAAGTGAAGTGCTCTTCTCAGTTAAAATTTCTAGTATTAAATATCCAATGTTTAAGCAATAAGCTTACTGAACTCAAAATACTATCTTTAACTGAAAAACCAGACGTAATTTGTATAAGTGAACATTGGATTAAAGAGGTAATATCCATTCCAGGTTATGCTATCGGTGACTCCTACTGCCGTACGAAACACCAAAATGGTGGAGTTGCTATATATGTTAAAAGTACTTTATTATCCAGTAGCTTGTCGTATGAAATACAGAAATTAAATTCTGAATTAACATTTGAATGTTCAGCTGTAAGTTGCCCATCTGCTGAACATACTTTTCTTATTTTGTGCTTATAGAGGTCTCCCCGGAAGGTCTCTTTGTTACCTTCCTGGaaaatttagataattttttacTCTCCGTAACTACTCATCCATCTAGGCCCACAATTGTATTGACAGGTGATCTGAACTGTAACCTCTTAATTGATGGGGAGCAACAACATCAACTTCTACTTATCTTAGATTCTTATAAATTGAAATCTTTAGTTAATGCACCAACTAGGATCACAGCTAACACTAAAACTCTTTTGGATAATGCTTTTACAGATTATAATGAACCAAATATTGACACAAAGGTTTTTGGCCCTGCATTATCAGACAATTTTGCCATTACTTCTAcctttcatttacaaaaaaagaCTAAATTACCAAACTTAACTAGACAACAGAGGTTTTACAGTGATcccaatgtaaattattttctatcttgTTAAATCAATTAGATTGGGCTGAAATGTATTCTGACAATATCCTAAAtgccaaatttaaatcattttatagtgtattcaacggtgttcggcgagatgttgtggaacataatgatacaatgataaatgaagagcaaacttagtgcatgtcctcagtaattttatttggtacgacgcgtttcagcgaagtaaggtcgctgaaacgcgtcgtaccaaataaaattactgtggacatgcactaagtttgctcttcatttatcattgcttTTTATAGTGTTTAATACCCTTCCATAAACATTTCTGGGCTTCATAAGGTAACCGAATCGTGCATGTTGCGTTCTTCTTTCTTTGCTCCCGATACTAGAATTATGCATGATCAATAAGGTTCGCTTTATTGCTGCTCTTGAAGTTCTTCTGTAatattggtctatatttattttgCAGGTGAGCAAGATGATGAGGATGATGGTTATTATCTCCACCCGAGCCTGGCCTCCAGTGCCTCTCGCATTGAATTGGTAATTATTGTCTACAGTAGGGTGGgatatcaataaattaatttaattttggtttaggtctctttttttaaatcttagtgACAGTTGCATTGAATTAACCATGAGACTActgctgatttgtgaatgaaaaactttgctttttctataatttggaactttattttcctgactagtttcgatacactgtatcatattcataggactagctagtttttcattcacaaatcacaaatcagtaagatggatttctacaacgttaaggcctctactattcagtgcatgaGACTACTGATTTAGGCTTTACACAGACTGGCATGCCTTTCACCTGTGCAATTTAGGCTCTCTTATTCTTTGGCAACTGAATCAGAATTGTCATCAAATCCTCTGGCCAAGACCCCTTTTCTTTTATCAAGCAGACAATTTGGAAAACCCTCCCAACCTTTCATTAATTCTTCAGAAGGCCAGATGGGGTGTCACCTCCCTTGCTACTTTCCTACACAGTGCAACCTCAAAAAAATGAGACCCTGAGGTGCTCAAATGATCACTTGCTATAGTGAACTCTCGCTTTACTGGGGGTATAGTTAATAATATCAAAAAAACCTATCGCCAACAAGACCTTCCTCATCCAATGACTTACATGCCATACAGTCAATATTTCTGAGCTATTCCTGCTATCATACATATTCTTCACATATTCCTCTTACTTATTCTGAACCTTTTCCTGGTCAGTTTACGTACTCCCATTATTAGCCATTGTTTTTGGTATTGattgtcctcttttgccacctTATAGTAACTTAAGTTTATGACCAAAACATAAAGCAAACCAACCTCTCCCTCCTCTTGAAACTTTTTTTCCCCATCATTCTCCCATCCCTCCAAAACTATCTTATCATTTTCGTTTCCCCCATTATCTATTATTTTCCTATTCATCCACCTGTTTTCATGTGTGTCTGTGCTCTGGCAAACCATTCTTTGCCAAGCTTCCTATATAAATTCCCCTGTAGAAACCTTTGGGACACTGCTGTCATCACTGCCTGTAATGACACCTTCCCTTTTGGGCTGAGACCCATTTGATAACTTACCTAGGCTCTTATTGCTTGGTTTTACTTTTTGGGAGAAGAGAAATTGGCCACCATCTTTCTGTGTTTTTAATGTCATACAATTGATGACAGTAGCCAATGAACTACCCATTTCTTCTGTTAATATGTTAGTTTGAAGTTTATGGGTATGTTTTCTACTAATATTTACTCACTGTTTGTATTAAATCTTTGTACAGGAAAGTTTATGGGACCAAAAATTTCCTAAGGCTTTTTGAAAGATCAATTGTATGCCtggaaattttgtaatttatgggtgcGGGATGCATAGTAAATCTTCGTACTTCGTTTTACAATAAATGTTTTAGATCCCATTGTGCGTTCAtcaaactttgttttaaatttttttcaatactgtTGGGAATTTAAAATAGATTCACAGTTTTGCAGTGTTGAAAAATTCTTAGTATTGTTTCTTTTACCATATGTCAATATACCCCTTTTGTCAGGATCATAGCTTACCTTCGCAGTAATGAAAAATGTGTGACAGCATTGTCTGTATAAATGAGGGTATGAGAATTTGAATGCATTTGGGGATATTCTTCTGACCTCTTGTCAAACCCCTCTCAGCAGAGGTCATTCGTCCATCCTGTGTTTACCCAGTCCCATTCACTGTATATTGGGCattatttgaaatgaatgtatatctctattgaatttttcctatatttttgaaACTGCTTATTGCTATAAACTAATCAGTAAATGCAAAGCTGAGATGACATCCTTagcatgttttcttttttttaagaggcagattattaaagttaattttattcaagAACTTCAAAATTATCTTGATCgcgtattttttatgaaatcatggTGCGGTTTGACTGTGAATGATAAGTGTTTATTCTCATCTGGCAAACTTATGGTGAATTCTAAAATCTTGGTTTGAGAATTGGAGGCTAAAATATTGCCATCTAAAGCGAGTATGACAGCTTCATCTAGAAGTGTTGTGTTAAAAGTCTGCGAATACCAAGCGAGTTCCCTGTTAAGCTGATGCAAAGACACTATTGAAtgatgtttttcattaaaataagtcaatttcattggttgaatatgttgaatatttttgggaatttatttGTCTCATTGTTTAACTCGTAGGCACCATCCATACCGAGCATAAACTACAAACCATCTGCCGATTGTGCCTACTCAATGCTTGTGAACAAAATACGAGACAAACAGGCTGCATTCGTGACCACAGAAGAAACTCCTGTGGCTACAGCCGTAACAGCAGTTAAACCTGTGTCCTCTGCTGTGCAATCGGACCAAGAATCAGCCGAAGAGGAAGATGTTGAAGAGGATGGTGAAGTAACGGGTTATGGCACGTACAAAGGGAGTCGGGAGGAATTGCCAATGGCTCGTGGGGGGAAGGGGGACCCAGCGACGGGTGGTCCTGCTGTGGGGGCTGGGAGAAAGAGGCGGAAGAGGCGAGGTGctcggaggaagaggaggagtagtgggggaggggaTAAGGGGGACTTCGCAAGTGGAGCGACTGCAGCTGCTGCTCCCATTGTTGAACCACCTCCAGAAATGCAAATAGTCATCGACAAAATGGCGAGTTATGTTGCAAAAAATGGAAGGGATTTTGAAACGATTGTGAAGAGTAAAGGTTGGTTGAAATTTTTGTCTCAAATCTAGTACAGTGGAACTCAGATAATTTGAACATCAAGAGACCAGctaaaaacttcgaattatccaaaaattggaatgaaagaaGTCCTAAATAAATAGGTCCAAAAtaatatacagtgagtcctcgttctacgtcaccccgtttaacgtcatttcgcgataacgtcacgaaaattttgagaccgtcattcgtttatcgcaccttcgcttcgcgataacgtcaaggcttttaaattttgcgctagaaaaaaacacgaagcggcgggcgttacaggttgttcgttttgcgggcggtaatacagtcagtctaaacgaagtgtaaaacggtgcgtttatttttaattgcgattacggttttagcaaattttctgcaaaatgaattcttgcgtaggtgcgcaaggttttacttgacataatggttttcaggaacctaaaaagttatttcaaggaattttccatgtagaactcgggagtttttgtcgtcacttttttccccgtgttcacaataattttggttcctgtaactgcgacgatgtttaagcgatgatgatgcccaggcgaagctcgcccgggcgaccaccatagcgaagccgaaaagcaaatgtaggaagatacaaaaatggagaaggatttacgtcactgctgctattgtcgtcgatgaagacaggaacacgtatttatgccatagtttggcattcccatcgtaaaaaatgccccagatattatacgctaaaattttttcgcataggaattgtgaggtctaggagccgatattcactttttacattgtttcttatgggatattatgtttcgattaacgtcatttcgtttatcgtcacatttttcaggaacggtatgtgacgttaaacgaggactcactgtaattcATATATCCtatcaaaactctttattaaattgacatTCTTTGAAATATAAACACTTTGATTAACAcctattaacaagattaaagtaaccttataacaggaatatttatttcacttactACGAAGTATAgtgacatttttattctaacctttaAATGTCCTCGGCAACATCTGAACTGCCCTGCACTACTAACTTAACTGGTAATCATATACGTTTGGACTAGATGTCATAGCATAATACACTGCAATAGAATAATAATTACCAAAGAGATTAAAAACTTTGAACATGTACTTTATTGACTAACAGAATATTAAAAGTagtgtccgaaaaatatccacagggaagaatgacgcctcggtagcttaactggctaaagcactctaccAGAAATCCGGGTTCCGGGGAtccggggatccgggttcgaatcctggtcaaggcgaatgattttttctctgtggatctttcgcacgataaaACATAAAGCTCATGGATTGGCAGCCATAAAACAAAAcctactgtttttaaaaaaaggatgaaatttttgCCTGTTTCCTTGGATTAAGTCTCTCGGCTGTTATTAAAGATTCTAACTTATTCAAAGAGTTTAAGTATGAATCTCTTACATTAATTCGGCTTTCAAAAAAAGTCTAAGTTCTTGTACTTGGTTCATCGTGTCAGCTGCACTTGGCACCAGTACTTCTTCTGCTGATGATCCAGCAATCTCTCGACATTAAATTCAAatcatccaaaataaaattcaaattatccacgatttttagcattgtttgaatacaaaatgctggggaccaagagaaatattcgaattaaaggagttcgaattatccaagttccactgtactttgTTAACTATAATAATTGCTTGGGATCTGCCAATTCTGGATACCAATCCTCAATATCTCAGTTACTTGAGGAGTGGTAGTAAGAATTGATTATCTTAAGCTGAAATtgttgtggaaaattttaatgattgtatTCACTGATGTTTTTCCCAGGTGACCCAAGGTTCTCTTTTCTGGAAACCTCCCATCACTTCAACTCTTATTACATATTGAGGTTGCAACAGTATGAACTCCAGAATGCTCCTCAGCTCATTATTCAAGACATTCAGCAGCCATCTCCAGCAAAGAAGTCAAGGAATGGGCCAGTTAAAGCAGTGAGTGAGGACCATAAAGATGAAAAACCTTCTGAAAAATCAAAGCCAGCTCCACTCGAAAAAGAATCTTCAAAATCTGCTACAAAATTAGGTAAGGTCGATGAGCTTGCATGCATCTCTAAAACTTATGTATACAGAAAAAACTCCATGCAACGAATTTGTCAGGACCGAAAAAATCATGACTTATTTGTTGGGGTTTTGGTGTATGGAGTTGCTGTGCTGGTTGCATATCTGCAGGGGAGTCCAAGTGTTCCTTGTGCTTCACAATGCAGGGCGAGTGTATTTCTCAATCTTGCTTTATTCACCTTAAAAACCTTAACTATAGTGATgagaaacaaattttattatttgccaTTTAATACCGTGGCTATCACCAAGTGATTTTCAATCTGCGcgtttctattttaaaatattgttcttCTCATCCGTTCTGCTCTATGCCTCATTGCTTACTTTAGTTATGGTCTGAAATTAAAGGAATGTCAAAATTAATGCCTgtgaattatgtatttttaaagtactccataattttcctgagtTTATATGAGGGCCATTTTTTTTTTTCcgacctccgatcgctcagcaaaaacttcatacaagcgacaggcgggttcTGCActgatagggcaactgcgcgtcctctgCACTACATTCTCAAGTCATTTTTGACCATAAGTTATTTTAACGTTAGTGACTacactacctcaattgattctccctccAAGTGTGCACAgtggagcgacagccagaaattTTGCCGACTGGCTTCAGCATTGGCTTTTCTTGATCGTTATGGCGATGAAAGAGGATTTTAACGTTAATACAGCTGCTCAACGTGAAACATTTCGtttccattcccattcaaaacaaaagaagagacttctggaagtgttctgatccatgacaacgcccgtcatctcagcgctgatgcagcccaactgctccttgagcaatttcaatgggacattatCGATCACCTGCCATTCAATGCCGACCTAGTACCATGTGACTTCCATTTCTACACTGAAATGAGGATGTGGCTAtgagggaagcattttcaaataGGCGATgggcttcaggacaaaggcataattcattggaagtcattggcgacAACATTCTATGAAAGAGGTATAGTAGAGCTTGTCCACAGGAGCAGATCAATGACTTCGAAATAGGaaggtttcattgaaatttggcTGTATAGGGGTTCTTTGTGTTGAGGTTTTACTTACCattctatcattttgaaattagtTCAAATCATGTTTGTGTTATTTTGCAATGATGAACTGgaagtccctcagaatgatagttAATTTGTAGTGCGCAGGGTcaattgatttaatttcatttatttaaattaattatagaaCCGCAGTTTGTTTTTGATATTCTGGATCAATTCTTATTAAACTTTGTTGTACTTaacataattccttttttctaataGTACCAGTGATGACTGCTTGATACCttgaaatatatgtaaatattagGAGCTTAATTTATAGAGCAGTGATAAGTGAGGTATGATTTCTCAGGTGGCCGAGAGAGAATTACTCTATCAAAAAATTCATCATCAAGCATTGCTGTACTTGGCTGCAGGTTTCAGATTACTCTACCGGTGTGTGAGTTCTTAGTCCATTTCTCTAAAAGTGGAATGGAATAATGACTCGCTTAAAGCCAACTGAATGTGGCCGAGTATGGAAGCTGTTTTGCAGGGCTCttatcatgataaattaaaccTTAAAGTCATGGATTAGCTTTTGATTTTTCTAAATGTCTTCTGTTTTCAGCTCCAGTATGCTTCTCAATTAAAAAGCCAAAGGAAGTGGAGATTTTGCCATTGGAAAAGAGGAGTGCTCTGCTGCTGGAGGAGTCATcagaggaaggggagggagaggaggatggGGAAGGAAGGGGGGACCAGGCTGGTGAGGAGTTCGACAGTAAAACATGGACTAAACAATCATCATTGGATAAGACAGATCAGTTGCAGCCTCAAGTGGAGGCTGAGGAGGAAAGTGCAAATATCAACTTCTGTCAAGATATTGTGATTGCCACGGAAGTGCAAAAAGAACCAGTTGTCGTGGAAATGGTTCCTGAAAAGCAGGAAAGAGATCTAGTCGAAAGTGCTGTGCGAAGTGAAATAGTCAAAGTTGAGGCACCGAGGATAGAGCTGGAGCCATCTCCAGCTCCAGCTGTGGAAGTGGTCGCACCTCGTGATAGTAATTTGACACCGCCTGGTATTGAAGATATTGAAGTTGACAAGGATCCCTTTCTGGAGTTCGGAG encodes:
- the LOC124155908 gene encoding splicing factor, suppressor of white-apricot homolog isoform X3, which translates into the protein MAVPRQNWQLNDAGILRKKEEDEELLVFGYSCKIFRDDEKALFIDQGKHLIPWMGDETLKIDRYDGRAALADLRESEAPIGGYDLWASLSDAERRVEQLCDEERYRALTHNEEEEALYQEEELKRLQQALSAENTYGQVAYQYDESGQPVGEHKAEGSAGPGGAVTEEDEPFVPPQELDIPLNMVLPETVKSNAIIEKTAMFINEQGAQMEILLKMKQAKNPQFQFLSFDDPLHSYYRHLLMAIKTGRYRPKPPKEEEEDEGEQDDEDDGYYLHPSLASSASRIELAPSIPSINYKPSADCAYSMLVNKIRDKQAAFVTTEETPVATAVTAVKPVSSAVQSDQESAEEEDVEEDGEVTGYGTYKGSREELPMARGGKGDPATGGPAVGAGRKRRKRRGARRKRRSSGGGDKGDFASGATAAAAPIVEPPPEMQIVIDKMASYVAKNGRDFETIVKSKGDPRFSFLETSHHFNSYYILRLQQYELQNAPQLIIQDIQQPSPAKKSRNGPVKAVSEDHKDEKPSEKSKPAPLEKESSKSATKLAPVCFSIKKPKEVEILPLEKRSALLLEESSEEGEGEEDGEGRGDQAGEEFDSKTWTKQSSLDKTDQLQPQVEAEEESANINFCQDIVIATEVQKEPVVVEMVPEKQERDLVESAVRSEIVKVEAPRIELEPSPAPAVEVVAPRDSNLTPPGIEDIEVDKDPFLEFGDSNSPGGLSPASAASRERQLQQERKRKAAIFLRMIKKEHPPESIAKPLQKTDTTSKTNTTIETIIVEDDDSYPSIPSPPIIGTLRKPNIPAPPLIRKEEWKFSSTAGGGHNGVSSHAKHEKSYRKVYSVESDGQEEPTVFHHRHHHHHHRPHKHKHKHRKESSPLSPSAVYKRSRSSSHRHSSIQGHHRHHKKSKHHGRHKEYRRYREDVDVSEEHQSRRYRSRSRESRYTEKPERRKVLDDVVEEVPVSKVEKKRDEDSSSSEGETSGSESSDSRDSGR
- the LOC124155908 gene encoding splicing factor, suppressor of white-apricot homolog isoform X4; the encoded protein is MMTTLGECRYDGRAALADLRESEAPIGGYDLWASLSDAERRVEQLCDEERYRALTHNEEEEALYQEEELKRLQQALSAENTYGQVAYQYDESGQPVGEHKAEGSAGPGGAVTEEDEPFVPPQELDIPLNMVLPETVKSNAIIEKTAMFINEQGAQMEILLKMKQAKNPQFQFLSFDDPLHSYYRHLLMAIKTGRYRPKPPKEEEEDEGEQDDEDDGYYLHPSLASSASRIELAPSIPSINYKPSADCAYSMLVNKIRDKQAAFVTTEETPVATAVTAVKPVSSAVQSDQESAEEEDVEEDGEVTGYGTYKGSREELPMARGGKGDPATGGPAVGAGRKRRKRRGARRKRRSSGGGDKGDFASGATAAAAPIVEPPPEMQIVIDKMASYVAKNGRDFETIVKSKGDPRFSFLETSHHFNSYYILRLQQYELQNAPQLIIQDIQQPSPAKKSRNGPVKAVSEDHKDEKPSEKSKPAPLEKESSKSATKLAPVCFSIKKPKEVEILPLEKRSALLLEESSEEGEGEEDGEGRGDQAGEEFDSKTWTKQSSLDKTDQLQPQVEAEEESANINFCQDIVIATEVQKEPVVVEMVPEKQERDLVESAVRSEIVKVEAPRIELEPSPAPAVEVVAPRDSNLTPPGIEDIEVDKDPFLEFGDSNSPGGLSPASAASRERQLQQERKRKAAIFLRMIKKEHPPESIAKPLQKTDTTSKTNTTIETIIVEDDDSYPSIPSPPIIGTLRKPNIPAPPLIRKEEWKFSSTAGGGHNGVSSHAKHEKSYRKVYSVESDGQEEPTVFHHRHHHHHHRPHKHKHKHRKESSPLSPSAVYKRAHSRSRSKSKSRSDKPWKEGSGASKHKKGKKKKARSRSRSSSHRHSSIQGHHRHHKKSKHHGRHKEYRRYREDVDVSEEHQSRRYRSRSRESRYTEKPERRKVLDDVVEEVPVSKVEKKRDEDSSSSEGETSGSESSDSRDSGR
- the LOC124155908 gene encoding splicing factor, suppressor of white-apricot homolog isoform X1 produces the protein MAVPRQNWQLNDAGILRKKEEDEELLVFGYSCKIFRDDEKALFIDQGKHLIPWMGDETLKIDRYDGRAALADLRESEAPIGGYDLWASLSDAERRVEQLCDEERYRALTHNEEEEALYQEEELKRLQQALSAENTYGQVAYQYDESGQPVGEHKAEGSAGPGGAVTEEDEPFVPPQELDIPLNMVLPETVKSNAIIEKTAMFINEQGAQMEILLKMKQAKNPQFQFLSFDDPLHSYYRHLLMAIKTGRYRPKPPKEEEEDEGEQDDEDDGYYLHPSLASSASRIELAPSIPSINYKPSADCAYSMLVNKIRDKQAAFVTTEETPVATAVTAVKPVSSAVQSDQESAEEEDVEEDGEVTGYGTYKGSREELPMARGGKGDPATGGPAVGAGRKRRKRRGARRKRRSSGGGDKGDFASGATAAAAPIVEPPPEMQIVIDKMASYVAKNGRDFETIVKSKGDPRFSFLETSHHFNSYYILRLQQYELQNAPQLIIQDIQQPSPAKKSRNGPVKAVSEDHKDEKPSEKSKPAPLEKESSKSATKLAPVCFSIKKPKEVEILPLEKRSALLLEESSEEGEGEEDGEGRGDQAGEEFDSKTWTKQSSLDKTDQLQPQVEAEEESANINFCQDIVIATEVQKEPVVVEMVPEKQERDLVESAVRSEIVKVEAPRIELEPSPAPAVEVVAPRDSNLTPPGIEDIEVDKDPFLEFGDSNSPGGLSPASAASRERQLQQERKRKAAIFLRMIKKEHPPESIAKPLQKTDTTSKTNTTIETIIVEDDDSYPSIPSPPIIGTLRKPNIPAPPLIRKEEWKFSSTAGGGHNGVSSHAKHEKSYRKVYSVESDGQEEPTVFHHRHHHHHHRPHKHKHKHRKESSPLSPSAVYKRAHSRSRSKSKSRSDKPWKEGSGASKHKKGKKKKARSRSRSSSHRHSSIQGHHRHHKKSKHHGRHKEYRRYREDVDVSEEHQSRRYRSRSRESRYTEKPERRKVLDDVVEEVPVSKVEKKRDEDSSSSEGETSGSESSDSRDSGR
- the LOC124155908 gene encoding splicing factor, suppressor of white-apricot homolog isoform X5 gives rise to the protein MAVPRQNWQLNDAGILRKKEEDEELLVFGYSCKIFRDDEKALFIDQGKHLIPWMGDETLKIDRYDGRAALADLRESEAPIGGYDLWASLSDAERRVEQLCDEERYRALTHNEEEEALYQEEELKRLQQALSAENTYGQVAYQYDESGQPVGEHKAEGSAGPGGAVTEEDEPFVPPQELDIPLNMVLPETVKSNAIIEKTAMFINEQGAQMEILLKMKQAKNPQFQFLSFDDPLHSYYRHLLMAIKTGRYRPKPPKEEEEDEGEQDDEDDGYYLHPSLASSASRIELAPSIPSINYKPSADCAYSMLVNKIRDKQAAFVTTEETPVATAVTAVKPVSSAVQSDQESAEEEDVEEDGEVTGYGTYKGSREELPMARGGKGDPATGGPAVGAGRKRRKRRGARRKRRSSGGGDKGDFASGATAAAAPIVEPPPEMQIVIDKMASYVAKNGRDFETIVKSKGDPRFSFLETSHHFNSYYILRLQQYELQNAPQLIIQDIQQPSPAKKSRNGPVKAVSEDHKDEKPSEKSKPAPLEKESSKSATKLAPVCFSIKKPKEVEILPLEKRSALLLEESSEEGEGEEDGEGRGDQAGEEFDSKTWTKQSSLDKTDQLQPQVEAEEESANINFCQDIVIATEVQKEPVVVEMVPEKQERDLVESAVRSEIVKVEAPRIELEPSPAPAVEVVAPRDSNLTPPGIEDIEVDKDPFLEFGDSNSPGGLSPASAASRERQLQQERKRKAAIFLRMIKKEHPPESIAKPLQKTDTTSKTNTTIETIIVEDDDSYPSIPSPPIIGTLRKPNIPAPPLIRKEEWKFSSTAGGGHNGVSSHAKHEKSYRKVYSVESDGQEEPTVFHHRHHHHHHRPHKHKHKHRKESSPLSPSAVYKRAHSRSRSKSKSRSDKPWKEGSGASKHKKGKKKKARSSSKNLKTRQES